The following coding sequences lie in one Zingiber officinale cultivar Zhangliang chromosome 2B, Zo_v1.1, whole genome shotgun sequence genomic window:
- the LOC122049181 gene encoding uncharacterized protein LOC122049181 has translation MTDHYNRRRDQASALEDRLTSLHNDLLISILSFLPIKQRVALSAVCSRLLRLLPSIPRLDAFRLEVVHPSGSVDISQHFTFPRALIRQCHIVFHDFTYLSKRLEQLLVEDLVEVGVQDLILENSSIGWLHFSGQENCGFFGENCGFFGVKSLRSISLDGILVGCFDGHPHPPIACTLLTSLKIECCNLRRNDFLQAVLISCPFLETLHFIYSLEYGGNLSIHSASIKHLVLLFGHRAVSTINVRCPNLESLTVNVAHELRIEAPKVRNASLLLSISPATDPASALMRILDSAFGIDGAWLMLNSNTTPNGLTAEHVIDRIFCPEYIKDAVIINFDFDLKDRSSAMILTQLLKKCNDNKTRFDIRVDAMHIQSTNEMARDDHLLHGSTYVELIKLRMIMPRKRFEKFLLYQKRLEEEIKTRLQKLKQFNDILVSNEPLVEVSSSITNCIEIKF, from the exons ATGACGGACCATTACAATCGCCGGCGTGATCAGGCAAGCGCCCTGGAGGACCGCCTCACTTCTCTCCACAACGACCTTCTCATCTCCATCCTCTCCTTCCTCCCCATCAAGCAGCGCGTCGCCCTCTCCGCCGTCTGCTCCCGCTTGCTCCGCCTCCTCCCCTCCATACCCCGACTCGACGCCTTCCGCCTCGAGGTTGTGCATCCCTCCGGCAGCGTCGACATCAGCCAACATTTTACCTTCCCCCGCGCCCTGATCCGCCAATGCCACATCGTCTTCCACGACTTCACCTATTTATCCAAACGCCTCGAGCAGCTCCTCGTCGAGGACCTCGTCGAGGTGGGCGTCCAAGATCTCATCCTCGAAAACTCCAGTATCGGATGGTTGCATTTCAGCGGCCAGGAAAATTGCGGCTTCTTCGGCGAAAATTGCGGCTTCTTCGGCGTCAAGTCGCTGAGGAGTATCTCCTTAGACGGAATCTTGGTGGGATGCTTTGATGGCCACCCCCATCCGCCCATCGCTTGCACCCTTCTCACCTCCCTCAAAATTGAATGTTGCAACCTTCGACGGAATGATTTCCTGCAAGCCGTCCTCATCTCTTGCCCTTTCCTCGAGACTCTACATTTCATCTATTCCTTAGAATACGGGGGCAACCTCAGCATCCACTCCGCCTCCATTAAGCATCTAGTCCTATTATTCGGACACCGCGCCGTCAGCACCATCAACGTCCGCTGCCCAAATCTTGAGTCGCTCACCGTCAACGTCGCCCATGAGCTGCGCATTGAAGCTCCCAAGGTCCGGAACGCGTCATTACTTCTCAGCATCTCTCCGGCGACAGATCCTGCAAGTGCATTGATGAGGATTCTCGACTCTGCTTTTGGAATCGATGGCGCTTGGCTCATGCTGAATTCTAACACAACTCCAAAC GGATTAACAGCAGAACACGTAATTGATAGAATTTTTTGTCCGGAATACATAAAGGACGCCGTTATTATCAACTTTGACTTCGATCTTAAAGATCGATCCTCAGCGATGATATTGACTCAGCTTCTTAAGAAATGTAATGACAACAAAACCAGGTTTGATATACGTGTGGATGCTATGCATATACAGAGCACTAATGAAATGGCAAGGGACGATCACTTGCTTCATGGCTCTACATATGTAGAGCTAATTAAATTACGAATGATCATGCCCCGGAAGAGGTTTGAAAAGTTTCTCTTGTATCAAAAGCGGTTGGAGGAGGAAATAAAGACAAGATTGCAAAAGCTGAAACAATTCAACGATATATTAGTTTCCAATGAGCCCCTGGTCGAAGTATCCTCGAGTATCACTAACTgtattgaaataaaattttag